From Brassica rapa cultivar Chiifu-401-42 chromosome A06, CAAS_Brap_v3.01, whole genome shotgun sequence:
atatatttgatGATGATGGTCATAGATACCGTTGTAAGTTACAGAGAAGATATGCGTCAATTCAGTTTCTGAACTAGAGTTTAGATATTTTAAGCTGCAAAAAGAAACGAAACTATACAACAGAAACAATACGTTGTCAGGCATTTTGTTCTGGTTCGGTTCTGTTATACTGTTGTCAAAATAAAATCAGAAAAACCACAAGGTGTACAAGACAACTAGATAGATAGGCAGAGAGATGTACATGGACGTGAACACTTTATTCAAATTCTCTGGACCATTCACAGGCAGTCCTTCTAATTGTTTTATGTTCACTGTTCTTCGGTTAAGAGAACAAACAGGCGGTTAATACAGGACATCAACCGCGTAAATACAAATCTATGATGGAGTTAGAATGAACCAAAATCCAtaccaacaaaaagaaaaaaaggagattaaaaaaagaatgaaaaataaacaaGAACATGTACTTTCTTTCTATGTTCTTTCATCTAAGATGTGTAAAACCTGTCGACTCCTATTATGATGACAAAcaacatttgaaaaaaaaagattgaaaccTTTTATTCTCCTACGGTGCCATCAGACCATCCACCGTATAAGAAAGAGACTTAGCCCAGTCGGTTTTCAGCACCATTGTTTGCAGCgtgtgcatcacatcatatccTGGATCAAGCTTCCGTTGCCAACCCTATAATAACCAAAATCCATTAACAACAGATTGAAACAAACTTTAGATTTGTTATAAAGAGTAACCGGATCAAACTAGGCTACATCTTTAAGCTCAATTACTACAACAAGCTTAGTTTTTGGTCCTATGTATACCAAAAGCTCCATGATACTGAAAATCAAAACTGaaattttggaagaaaaaaaaaagaagcaaagatTTTGGCTCACCTCGAGAACTAGTGTTGTCACCATCACGGTGCATACATTCCCATCAATATTAACTCTATGGCGCCTTACTTTCTCAAGTAACTCGTGCATACAATCTGCTGGATGCACTAAGTCTCCCTCAGCGGTTCCCCAGAACTTGAATGCTTCTTCTACTTCCTGCCAAAACATAAACGTATCATCATTCATCACATACTTAAAGAATCTCGAATTACATCTGACAATTTTAACTGTTTTCTGAGGTAATATGGAACTTATCATTACCTCAATAAAAGCCTCTGGATTGGGGCAGTTCTGCTTTCTAGATAACTTAAGCGTTCGCTCAGCAGCAGTCCTGCCATCTCTAAGCGCAACCGCCTTGAAGAAATCAAGCAAGTTCTCTCTGTCGTTCTTTGATAGCTCTGCAGTCATCCCCACGTCAAGGAAAACGATATGTGGCTTCTTCGTTTTGAAAAGACCTCCACGAGAAGCCTTTTTCCGGACAAGGATGTTCCCCGGATGCATGTCAGCGTGAATAAAGTTATCAACCTGAAGAAATCATAGCATCAATGAAGGCATgatcttattaaaaaaaagactaCAAAGATGCTCTCTCTTACCAGGAGCATCTTCAAGAGAGCATGAGTCCCAATGTGAGCTAATCTAGTTTTAATCCACTCATGTCCTTCCACGCCATCAACGTAACGCGCCACGCTCTCTCCGTGCTCATAAGTCTCCACCAGAACAGCAGGGTGCACAAGCGGATACACAGGTTTAGGGAAAGAAACATCTTTCCATCTCCTGAAGTTGTATATGAACCTGCTCAAATGAGAAGCTTCCCTCGCGAGATCGACTTGAGATAGCATGAAGACACCGAACTGCTGCACACTCTCGTCCAGTCTCAGCCACTTCAAAGCAGGAACCAAAGTCGATACCCTCGCCACGAAGTTGATTATCACAAAGTCTCTCCTTATAGATTCACCTACGCCTGGATGTCTAACTTTAACAGCAACTAAAGAAGACTTTGACTTTTGCCCTGGATACTGAAACCTCAAGGAAGCTCTGTGGACCTGAGCAATGCTCCCTGACGCTAACGGCGCCTCTTCAAACTCCTCGAATATCTCGGAGAGTTTACGACCAAACGCCTTCTCTATAGTTTTCTTGGTGTACGCAAAGCTATGCTGAGGAGCATCACTGTGAAGCTTTGAGAGCTGGGAGCATAGATCCTGAGGGAAGAGATCTGGTCTGGTAGCTGCCCATTGACCCCATTTGATGAAAGCAGGACCTGCTCGTTCAAGAGTTCGATGAACCATCTCAAGCCACACTTTCCTAAACCGTGGCCCACACACTTCAACAACCAGACCCATCAGAACACTAGGAGTAAACAAACAAGCTATGTAGAAAGCTCTCCCTATCAAAATAAAACCCTCTATAACCGAAAACAACAACGAAGTGAGGAAGATGGGACCGTTCTTGGCCCTTGTGTAGAGTGATTTATGCGAAGGATAGGGATCTAAGGGAGCTCGTTGCGCCGCCCATGCTACTTTTCCACAAGTGACGGCAGCGATGCCGGGGATTAAGAGGTGTGAACGGGTGAGAGACAAGCAGAAAGCTTGAGCAATGGTGTTTATGCGAGGTAAGTTCCATTGGCGGTGAAGCCTGTTCCAAGCAACTTGAGCATGATGAGTGACTACATTTCTTGCAGAGacagtagtagtagtagtagaacAACAACGGCGCGACAGGTGATTACTCAAAAAGCTTCCTTTACAAAGTCCATTACTCGGAATCCTAGAGGAGGAAGTGTAAACTCTGAACTGAGGCGACCTTAGAGCAGCTTGGGAAGCTCTCTCTTTCTGATTTAATAAAAGATATTCCTTTTGTTTTCCAACGATTCTAAAGattaaaaatctgaaagaagagagaaagaagttatCAGCTAAGAGAGGCTAAAGAAGGATCTGATTAACAGTAAGACGTACACTCCTAAAAGTTTGGAACTTTATACATAAATCCAGTAAAAAAAATCTGCATTTGGGATCATAAATGAGTCTCGGATCAGAATCCACAATAAAAATACGAAATTGGTGGTGGGTCTATGAGAATAcaatccaagcttgaggaacaaataagaaaaaacaaaccTTGACATGGCGGCGAGGGTGAGAAACCAATGCGAGAGAATGAGGAGGAAACGTAGCTTGTTGTTGTTGGGTATGGTGGATCTTTAACACGTTTAAAATAAGGAGCATTTTCTCATTGACTTGGACTTGGTGGGAGCAAGAAAGGGTAATGATTAAGTCGGTCACCGGCGTTGGTTGGGTTCGAAAATACCTCCCGGAGAAGAAACCTAAAGCCGACaagggaagagagagagagagagagagagagagagagagagagagagagagagatgtttaGGTAATGTTGGGCTTAGGTTGAACgctaaatttttgatttttagtcGACGTGTGACATTGTCAACCCAGACAATGATGATGTCATCAACAAactaaattaaaactaaacccTTTGGTCGGTCCAAAGACTATTAACCTGtcgtaacttttttttttttcttttctcataaCCGCTTGCTTTTAACCGGGTTTGGGTTCTCCGGCGACGGCGAAAACCTGCATCTCATTAGGTCAGAgttctctccttctctctctctctctggtcgCTTGCAGAAAATAGGTTAGCTAAATTCGTTTGATTTTCACTGCGAGGAGACGAATTAGAGAAAATTGAATTGAGCTTTAGAGTGGTCAAACTTTGAATCTAAAGAAGTAATGATTTTAGGATTTGTATTGGAGATTTGGCTTGTGGTTCTTAATAGCAGCCAGTGAGATATTGTCCCTAAAGTTTTGTGCTTTGATGATTATACAGAAAGAAAGCTTGGGACTTTGTACTTTAATCTTTAGAGGAGGAGGTCAAAAGTGAGTGTTGAGATATTGAACTAAGTGACTAGCCTCCTGtcttgattagttttttttaaatgacttttGATTGCATGAATATATTAAGGCATTGTCTCACTGGCTGTTTGTGTGGTTGTCGTAAGTCATTTGGTGTGCATGAATACACGAGTCATGTTTCAGGCCCTAGTCAGCTTAAATATGTTAACTATACTGCTGCGCATTTGGCTTCTTTCGCAAAGTGTTGGATTCAGTTCATCTGTTAACcaaaaatttgatttgttttactGTGTTAATATTGGAGTCCATGATGTCTAATGATCCCTGGAATTTTTGATACAGAAAACGGAGAACTTGATAGCTGGGAAAGAAGACAAGTGACGAGGGTGATTGAAACAGATGGGAAGCAGCAACAGAATCGGGGAACAGAAAAAGCAAATGGCTGAACTGAGCAAAAACCTTAAAGAAGGTGAGAGGATTCTGGAGCCTACACGTAGACCTGATGGTACTCTCCGCAAACCCATCCGGATTCGAGCTGGATATGTTCCTCAAGATGAAGTTGTCGTTTATCAGTCCAAAGGTTCTTtggtatataatattttttcccTCAACACTATTCTGCTACTTCTCCTGGATATGAATCGTTTGTAGTCGATTTGAATCAATTCTATCGGTTGAAGCAAGGCATAAAATGTAGATAGAACAGTATTCATTCAAAACTTGTATTTTCTTTGCAATAGATGAAGAAGGAGCTGGCCTCACTAGGACCTCCAGGTTATGAACCGGATccaactcctaaaccaaagaccAAAGCTGCTAAGAAGAACGAACGTAAAAAAGAGAAGAGATTACAGGTATATATGTCTCAACTCTATCCATGTgtaagcttcttcttcagttatTGTAACATGCTTCCATATTATCACCTCTGTAGGCTGCTTTGCAAAAAGGTACCAGCTCTGAGGATGGATCAGCTAGTAGTAATGTAGACAAAGAAGAAGCTGTTCCTGTTGTGACTCCAAGCAATGGTTCCCAATCTGTTAATGTATTGGTTTCTGGTTTGGAGGCTTTAGACGTTTCTTCAAATAAGGATGTAGCGTCTCTTACTTCGGAACTTGGAGAAGCACCCAATCCAGGAACTGCAAGAGAAGACACTGAGAAAAGAATACGTACACTTAAGAAGAAAGTAAGATTTCAAACTTCCCAAGCTTGCTTTAGAATAAGATTTGAGAATGTATTTGGTGTGAGAGATATGATGATCCAAGTTGTTGCAGAAACCTGCAATCTAGCGGGGTTGTGTAATTGTCTGTTTGTCATCTTCTGTTAACATATATGCAGATCCGACTCACAGAAGCTCAACAGCAGAAGACTGCTCCCAAAGACCTAAAGCCGGAGCAATTGGAGAAGTTCTCTAAGTTGGAGGAATGGAGGCAAGAACTCAAGGCTTTGGAGGATAAGGAGGCTTAGCTTTCTGCATCATCGACATGAATTGTCTAGCTTTCAGACAGGTTGTAGCTTTTCTCATGAATGAACAAAAGGTTGTTCTTAGAGCTTTTATCAGAAATCTGGTTAAAACCAACTTGGCGCATTGCCTAAATTCTGAAAATTGATGCCACTTTGTGTGATTGTGTTTGGTTCTCGCCTAAAGCATATGATTTGAGTTAGATGATGCGGAATTGCTGTAACAAATATCAAtggtttatttttaagtttgaaaaaaaaaacagtaacaAATTGTTCCGACATAGAATCTGCTAGTAACCACAATTTTTGTTTGGTTCAATGAGACCCACATGGGTCATTACTCATTTAGTACACACAACAACGTTTCAatgtaaactaataaaaatactcTTAACCAATCAAGacattcatcttcttcctttgaATCTTGCATGAGAAGACAGACCTTTCCTTTTTAACCTTCTCAAGCAGAGTGCTCTTCAGTTTTTCCTTGCATACACTGAGGATACTGGAAGGGGAGTTTTATTACAGGCTGATTATCGGTAAGCCCTTGACTTGCCAACCCGAAAGCATATCCTAACGCAACCCCTACAGGGACAGCCACCGCATTCCCAACCTGGATGTATCTGAAAATCCAGTTTTTTTCATATTAGAATCTCCAACATCAAACACACAAAGCAAATTCTAGAAATGATTGTAAAGAAGCAGGAAGTGAGGACTTACTTCTCCTTTATTGGGCCACATAGCTTATAAAAATCAGGAAACCCTTGTATTCTGGCGTTCTCACGGACTGTTAATACACGATCTTGCAACGGATGGATTACAATCTGTGACAAAGAGGTCACTAAAGAATTCAAAGGGGCAGAGGAAATAGGAAAAtggaaatgtaaaaaaaaaaaacttacctgGTTGTGAGGTTCTGCTCTTGTCACAACTGTATGAACAATCTCGTCCCACCACAGACGACCAAATGGCCTGACATTCAGTTAGCAGATGAGTTACTTTAGTGAATTAAATACCAGGTAATGAGAAATAGGATCCAAAAGAAGCATATTAGTTAGAGAAAGTCACTTTTTCGATTTTCCATTGACAAATGACACTGCATAATCAGGAACCTGAAGCAAAAACACAAGCCAGGTCAATATGAAGCTGCAGAAAAATGGGAACTGAAAAAATACACAGAGCTGAGAATGGATTCATTTGTACCAGAAATTTTCCAGATTTCAGTTTTGGTCGTTCTACAGAAGGGTCAAACTTCACTTTGTTGTCTTCATCAACTATAACACCAGGCAAATCTCTGAAGTTGGCACCCTGTAGCAATAAGAGTCCATAACAAGAATATGAGATTATTACATATTGAACCATTAAAGGAAGTACTATAACAAATCGCATCAAAAAAGATAGTGACTCATACCTTCTTCTTTACAATATGGCAAACCCGTTCAAGGTCGTCGTCATTTAGTTCAAGTGGTTGGTGATCATACAGTATTCTTGACTTTGAAGCATCTCCACCATCCAGGGGGATTATTGACTCTGAAACAAGACCATTGGTTATTACAGGTAAGCATCAAGGGAAACTCTATGGAGTTAAGATTCTCACCAGCTCTTGAAAGACGTATGAAATT
This genomic window contains:
- the LOC103871897 gene encoding probable serine/threonine-protein kinase abkC — encoded protein: MSRFLIFRIVGKQKEYLLLNQKERASQAALRSPQFRVYTSSSRIPSNGLCKGSFLSNHLSRRCCSTTTTTVSARNVVTHHAQVAWNRLHRQWNLPRINTIAQAFCLSLTRSHLLIPGIAAVTCGKVAWAAQRAPLDPYPSHKSLYTRAKNGPIFLTSLLFSVIEGFILIGRAFYIACLFTPSVLMGLVVEVCGPRFRKVWLEMVHRTLERAGPAFIKWGQWAATRPDLFPQDLCSQLSKLHSDAPQHSFAYTKKTIEKAFGRKLSEIFEEFEEAPLASGSIAQVHRASLRFQYPGQKSKSSLVAVKVRHPGVGESIRRDFVIINFVARVSTLVPALKWLRLDESVQQFGVFMLSQVDLAREASHLSRFIYNFRRWKDVSFPKPVYPLVHPAVLVETYEHGESVARYVDGVEGHEWIKTRLAHIGTHALLKMLLVDNFIHADMHPGNILVRKKASRGGLFKTKKPHIVFLDVGMTAELSKNDRENLLDFFKAVALRDGRTAAERTLKLSRKQNCPNPEAFIEEVEEAFKFWGTAEGDLVHPADCMHELLEKVRRHRVNIDGNVCTVMVTTLVLEGWQRKLDPGYDVMHTLQTMVLKTDWAKSLSYTVDGLMAP
- the LOC103871898 gene encoding partner of Y14 and mago; the protein is MGSSNRIGEQKKQMAELSKNLKEGERILEPTRRPDGTLRKPIRIRAGYVPQDEVVVYQSKGSLMKKELASLGPPGYEPDPTPKPKTKAAKKNERKKEKRLQAALQKGTSSEDGSASSNVDKEEAVPVVTPSNGSQSVNVLVSGLEALDVSSNKDVASLTSELGEAPNPGTAREDTEKRIRTLKKKIRLTEAQQQKTAPKDLKPEQLEKFSKLEEWRQELKALEDKEA